One segment of Calliopsis andreniformis isolate RMS-2024a chromosome 1, iyCalAndr_principal, whole genome shotgun sequence DNA contains the following:
- the LOC143183451 gene encoding beta-galactosidase produces the protein MWLILLLLTVIGALGNVVHGPENNNTYTLSFEVDYANNQFLLDGKPFRYVSGSFHYFRAPKQYWRDRLRKMRAAGLNAVSTYVEWSLHQPTENEWHWTGDADLTEFLNTAQEEDLLVILRPGPYICAERDFGGLPYWLLSRVPDIKLRTNDTRYIHYVEIYMNEVLERVKPYLRGNGGPIIMVQIENEYGSYYACDREYTVRLRDIMREKIGTKALLYTTDGNNANMLRCGSVPGAYATIDFGSNTNVTKSFEIMRMFQPQGPFVNSEYYPGWLTHWQEPFQRVKTDYVTKTLDEMLSLGASVNIYMFYGGTNFGYTAGANGDGNTYSPQITSYDYDAPLTEAGDLTPKYFAIKDIISKYLPIPNITIPTESPKGDYGPVLLVPILKLLSNLAREVLSPVSAKASQPLTFEALGVPHWLVLYETDLTGSSSDPAILHAMVRDRALVYADNNLVGTLSRTSGIYDMSIEEPYIHTLQLLVENQGRLNYGNALRDFKGISNVTFSGNPINNWKMYGFRLDDVNVVRYLPPITASSGTLRKGPLILRGSFTVSGEPKDTYLNTYGWGKGVAFVNGHNLGRYWPLLGPQVTLYVPASFLRTGQNELLVVELEYVPYSWKMKLQPTPILDFKDLPPSAKK, from the exons ATGTGGTTGATTTTGTTGCTCTTGACCGTGATCGGTGCGCTTGGGAACGTGGTACACGGTCCCGAGAATAAT AATACATATACACTCAGTTTTGAAGTCGATTACGCGAACAATCAATTTTTGCTTGATGGAAAACCTTTCCGATATGTGTCCGGCAGTTTTCACTATTTTCGAGCACCGAAACAGTATTGGAGAGATCGTTTGAGAAAAATGAGAGCGGCTGGGTTAAACGCAGTTTCGAC TTACGTAGAATGGAGTCTTCACCAACCGACTGAAAATGAATGGCATTGGACGGGTGATGCAGATTTAacagaatttttaaatactgcTCAAGAGGAAGATCTACTTGTAATTTTACGACCTGGTCCTTACATATGCGCCGAAAGAGACTTT GGAGGCCTACCATACTGGTTACTGTCTCGTGTACCGGATATAAAATTAAGGACAAATGATACAC GTTACATACATTACGTGGAAATTTACATGAATGAAGTATTAGAAAGGGTTAAGCCTTATCTCAGAGGAAATGGAGGTCCTATAATAATGGTCCAG ATCGAAAACGAATATGGCAGCTATTATGCCTGTGACAGGGAATATACTGTGCGTCTGCGAGATATTATGAGAGAGAAAATTGGAACGAAAGCTCTTTTGTACACAACTGATGGAAACAATGCGAATATGCTTCGTTGCGGGTCCGTACCTGGAGCCTATGCTACTATTGATTTTGGATCGAATACTAATGTGACAAAGAGTTTCGAAATAATGCGCATGTTTCAACCACAG GGTCCTTTCGTAAATTCAGAATACTATCCCGGCTGGTTGACGCACTGGCAAGAACCCTTTCAAAGAGTAAAGACTGATTATGTAACGAAAACGTTGGATGAAATGCTCTCTTTGGGTGCTTCTgttaatatatatatgttttaTGGTGGTACAAACTTCGGTTACACTGCTG GTGCTAATGGTGATGGAAACACGTATTCTCCACAAATAACATCCTACGATTATGATGCTCCACTAACAGAAGCTGGTGATCTCACACCAAAATATTTTGCAATTAAGGACATTATCTCCAAG TATTTGCCAATACCAAATATAACTATTCCCACGGAATCTCCAAAAGGCGATTATGGGCCAGTTCTATTGGTGCCAATCCTTAAATTGCTCTCAAATCTTGCTCGAGAAGTACTTTCTCCAGTATCTGCTAAAGCATCACAACCACTAACGTTCGAAGCTCTTGGCGTCCCTCACTGGCTAGTGCTCTACGAGACTGACTTAACGGGTAGTTCTTCTGACCCTGCAATTCTACATGCAATGGTTCGCGACAGGGCTTTGGTCTACGCTGACAACAATTTAGTCGGAACTTTAAGTCGCACCAGCGGCATATACGACATGAGCATAGAAGAACCTTACATACACACGTTACAATTGTTGGTCGAGAATCAAGGACGGCTGAATTATGGAAATGCACTCCGTGACTTTAAG GGGATCTCTAACGTGACTTTCAGCGGAAACCCTATTAACAATTGGAAGATGTATGGATTCCGTTTAGATGATGTTAATGTGGTTCGTTATCTACCACCAATAACAGCAAGTAGCGGAACCCTTCGAAAGGGTCCCTTAATTCTGCGCGGAAGCTTCACAGTTTCCGGGGAACCAAAGGACACGTATCTAAACACTTATGGTTGGGGAAAAGGGGTGGCTTTTGTAAATGGACACAACCTTGGTCGATATTGGCCACTCCTTGGGCCTCAAGTGACGCTGTATGTTCCAGCATCATTCTTGAGAACTGGTCAAAATGAATTGCTAGTAGTGGAACTAGAATATGTGCCATACAGTTGGAAGATGAAATTACAGCCCACGCCGATTCTTGATTTTAAAGATTTACCTCCGAGTG